GTTCTGGGATGGTGTTTCAGTCCAACCTCGACTAGACACAGTTCTTGTGGTCTGGCTCTCAAAGAGGTCGGGGTCTGTTCCGGGCACAGCGGTATCCTTTTTTAGACAGCGGTTCAGTTCCATGTGGAGCCGATACTCATCCTCTTGCTGTATGGGTCGGCTCTTTCTATCCTTAGCCCATTCCTGTGCACCTTTACAcaaagaataagaaataatCTATTCACACTATTTCTAAGTAACTGATTTGGTGACATTATTTCCCTGTTTGAGCTAAATATTCTTTTATCATCTATCAACAGATGGGTGCTCACCTCCACCAGAGAAAGCTCCACACAAGTCCAGAAGAAGATGAACTTGCCGTGGGGACAACAGAATAATAAGTGTATCAATATGTCCAACAACATCCAGctgaaaaacaaagcatgaaaaACAAGCTGGTTAATAGCAATTACCCCTAGTTTGTAATATTTACTAAAtaatcagcattttttttttcttagaaaaTTTTGTAGTTAAAACATCCTTAGTTCACCTTTGCTCCAGGCATAGCCAAGTTGTTTTTTAGAGTGAGGGACAACTCAATTTTACCACTGAGGCTCCCGACCTGCACAGGTTCAAAGGGTGTTGAAGAGGATACAGGCTCTGTAAACTGGGGATGAGGCTCACATATTATTTTTGGATTCCAGCTAGGGGAGAGCTTTGGTTCAGTTTCCTGCAAAATAAGAGTAGTATCTTTTAAAAAGTGTGATACATATAACTCTTTTATGTCAAATTGTAAAGCTTTGCTACACCAACCGTTGGAGTGGGTGAAGATTTACAACCAGCACGAGACACATCTGAGAACTCATCCCAAAATACAGTGATGCCTTCCATCTGCAAGTTTTTATGTGCAAATGTGGTTGGCTGATGCACATTCACACTTGAATTCTCCTCGTCTGTTTCATCACAGTAAACAATCCTGAAAGCAAAGACAGAACACAATTAGCTTGACAAGGCTTGTGGCAGTGAAAACTTTTTtcactattgtttttttcactttaatgtttttaataactcaattattaaaaacattctaaatcctCTTATCTATGTATCTTCCTTTCTGATGGATTATAGATTTAGGAAAGAAAACTGATAATGAATAAAGACTTTTAACTAGATTCTGATGTTGAaaaatatttagaatatttaggAAATTGACTGTCCAAAACTTACTTTTTGATTCGAATCTCAAGGGCAATTCCTGTTTTGGAATTTTCTGGAATGTGTTCAACTCTGAGAACAGTATccaaaaatgtcactttaactCTTCTCAGAACTGCAAAATAGGAAATTAAAAGATTACCTTACACAATACTAGACTTGTAAACCTCTTTAAATGTTGCCTAACAGTATAGACATAATGTACCTGTCTCTATTGTTTCTGCAAACTTCTCTAATCCTTCAAAAGGCTGGAAGCTCTCTCCCATATCGTCGGTGAGTTTCTGGCTGAGACATTCTTTGGCAAGCTGCATGCTGCTCGTCATGAAACTGGACCAGTACATTGGCTCGGTGCCAGATGCTGAAGGAACAGCAAGTGGTGACTCGGTCATTGACTTTTTAGTAAAATTGGTTGTCAACTTTTTAATGTTACAAAAGGACAACACGTTTCCACCTAtacaaaacctttttcaaaAATGGTGTTGTAGTGGCACATGATGCAGCCTGTCCTTACCCACTCTTGGTCTTGGTCTGAGCACCATCTCCAAACCCTTGACCTCTAGGGCACAGTTTTCGTGAAGTAGGGCTGCCCACGGAACAGTTAGAGAAATTGTCTGGATGAACCCAGCAATAACCTCAAAGGGGGCATCTGCCGTCTCTAGGAGTTCATTGAGAGACTGAGGAACAAGAAATAATGCTGAAGCCCCGTTTAGTTCATACAGATTTTGTGTTTAAGTCAAAATAAACGAATCAGTTGTATTTCCTGCCACAAAGGTAACACTACACATACCCATTTATCCAATGGTACTTGTGCAAGTGATCCAGTGCCTTGATAGAGGTCTAAACTGAGCTGATCCAAGCTCAGCTTCTCCTGCAGAAAGTTGCCAAGGTACCGTTGCAGGAGATATCTACAGGCCCGTTTCTTGATGGACTCAGAAAATGGCCAAGGCATCTTAACTCAATAGGTGAACAGTACACAGGTAACGAAAGGGATTGTAAGGCTCTGCAACCGGAATGCTAAAGCGACTTAGACAGCTATGAATTAATCACTGGTGTTACAGTTGGGTCATCCTGTCGACTTAAATACATTGAGAAATCGTGAGCTCAAACACCATTCACATCGCAAGATGAGGGCCACTATAAAGGATGTGTCGACATACAGGGTTACGTGCGGGAATTGGTCCGACTCCAGTTTGCTGCTcctacagaaacagacacatatGGTTCCCCCTTCGTAATTTGACACTTGACACAACATTAGACTTAACACACAATGTTTACAACACAGGCGAAAACAACACGCGTAATTAATGCATCAGTTTAAGACAGAGACAGCTAAATTGTTCCTAAAGTAGCATTATAATATAGcgcaaaataaaatgtacagctATAACATTAGTGTTATCCTAAGCACACATTTACCATTATTCTAGAGCCAGTGTAAACAAGCCAAGCGCACTTGCGAAATAACTGTTAGCAAGCCACAGACTTGCTAGTCAATAGTAACCCTTAGCTATGTTTACTTAAACAGAGCTGTTATCGTAGTCAACAAACGGGAGTTGAGCTAGCTAGACAAAGACATGTCATTTAGCTAACTAGCCGGCTAGCAAGGCTAGCGACGTTATGAACCACTCATGTCTACAGAGTGAGGCAACATTAGCATAACCTGCTAGCTTCTGGCTAAAAGGCTGTTGCGATACATGACTGCTAgattgctagctagctaaccctAAAATCCAACATTTCGCAAGTTATCTAGCTACCCTCACACGTGAGATGTACACTGCCAAAAACACTTCACATATCGACACTAGAGCAATATTACTACACGCATAGGTACATGAACAGAGTCTAAGATATTAGTGCAGCTGTTAAGTTACCTTCTGTCTGAGTTGTTTACAAACACTTTCATGACTCCGCACAGCAGAGCCTCCACACTccgagggggggggtgggaagATTAGACAATGACGTCATAACATGGCGGATCTGTGTACACCGGGGCGCACTCATTGGGTCAATATTTCTTTTAGCTCGTTTTTTAGACACTAACCAGATAAACTAGAAATAGGACCTGCGTTCATGTGATTTCAGTCTCTGGTAATCCACAAATTTGAGGCTCAGCAGTTACCTATCTTACGCAAGGCAACGCTCATTTGAGTGAACCCTGTCCACCGGAGAGCTCCGAGTTGGCTGGAAGCTTCCACAAGCCGGAAGAGCACAACCAGCGAGGAGGTAAGAAAATGCACGCAGTTTGGTTAAAAAATTATTGTAGTGACATATTAATGTTACACGTGTAATAACCTTGTTATTAAATCATATGTAAAATTCAGACGTTTTGAATATGAACGAAGTGTTTGAAAAACGTGTATGGGCCACAGTGTGAGACCAGTGTTGTGCCGAGAATGGCTTCAACCTCTCACGGGCTGCAAGGAAATGCTGCCACTTCTGAGTCGATTATGAAAAAAATTACTCTAAACATTCGAAATGATGGACTTCATATTATCTAATGTCATTGATTAACCGGACAAAGAAGAGTATATCAGTTTTAAACAGCGGTACGTCTTGAAAATAGTTTTTCCCTTGTGGATGCAATTCTCGGCAGGGATGCAAAACACCTATCAATTATTTTGCCACTGTTAGTGTATTAACTAATTTCCCCAGAGTTTACAACAAAATGTAGCAAATGTAAGCCATTTTTTAGCTGAATTATAACATGTGTATGAAACTCACACATTGAGTAAACCAGCTCTATTTAGCCTCACACGAAGGCTACTCAGTTGATCCGCAGGTGTCGCTGTGATGTcgatgtttttaaattgtataaaTGAACCTAGTTGTTTACAGTCTATGAAATTAATACGTTATTACATGGGTTGTGGACGGTAATATGTGTGTAATACTGGTAGTGATGGAAAGCAACTGTGTGCATTTACTCAATTACTGCAATTCAGTACAGAGTTTAAGTACTTTAGTATTTGTACACTCTACTACAATTTAGAGGGAAATAGTTTACTCCATTTTATTTGACAGCTCTGTAATTAATTGTTTGTAACATTACAAATTATTAATGTACTGTGTTTTACCTGCAAAATCCACATTAGTTAGATGTAAACAAGGTGGAAGGGAGCGGTTAAGTAAAGATTGCAGCATGTTTCAAAATCAGTCAGGGTGGCATACCATGGCCCAGTCCTTACTGCAGCAGCATAGGTTCGATTCCAGCCCGCGGTCCTCTGATGCACGTCATCCTCTGTTTCCCCTTTTCCTGTCAAGTATTTGGCTCTATCAAATCAAGGCAAGAAAAACctcccaaaaatgtcaaaaaaaagtttcacAATAACTGGTTGGTAAGGACTCATTGCCCATAAAGGCCAACCAAATGAATGATGATGCAGCCAGGTACGAAGCAACAGGTTGCAGCTGTCATGCATGAAGAAAGGCTAATACAGGAATGAACAAGGTAATGCTGCTTGACATAAATGGGACAAAACAAGACGGAACTTGTTCAACAAAAATGCACCAGTGCTAAGGAGGGCAATAGTGGACGTGTAGAAGTGGAACAGGTGTCACTTtgagttgtttattttcttgGACTACGTGGATTTTAGTTTATGCATTTAGCATCCTGTTATCTTTAATAAGGGGGGGCATTTGAATGACAGAGGTTACAACACCAAAACATAGCAGGTGCAACAGGAACTGACCCACACTGCTCAGCCATCAgcttttaattgttatgagctTTTGTAAGATtaaatagaaggaaaaaaaactgaaccaacTCAGAATTGGAGACATTAGTATTCGTCTCTGGGAACACATTGGACTTAAGGAGATTTGGTGCTCTGCTTGGCTACACAAAGTAGGGATAAACTAACCAATTTGAAAGAAGGAAGTGTCCCTGAAAGTTTTTATAAACTAACCAATTTGAAAGAAGGAAGTGTCCCTGAAAGTTTTATAAACTAACCAATTTGAAAGAAGGAAGTGTCCCTGAAAGTTTTTACACACTGGTTTGGAAATACCCATGTATCTGTTTGACATTTGTATATATAGTTTGGGAAGTTAAAGACATCTTAAATTGGGTCCAAACATGGCAGTTAAGTTCCCAACATTATTTGCTTTGACTTTTCCTCAATTAACTACACATAAAAGGTTGTTAAATATTGTAGCTGGCATGGCTGGGTagcacaagggttaatgtcCGCTAtggccacttttttttttaaaggttgtcaaatattaaaagtaGTCCTCTTAAACACATCTAAAAAGGTTACAGAACGGTCACATGCATGTTTGTTTCAGTTCTCCTATTTTCTTTAAGTAAGGGGCATTTAGAAAGCATCTCTGCAGATGAATCACAAACCTGCTGCTAATGTTGTGATACTGCTTAAAgctgtattatatattttgaaAGTTTGATGCTACAGGTTAAGTTTAAAAGACTTCACTGTCTCATTATAGATTGTACCTAACAGCTAGTCCAATTAATGTAGTGTGTTGCCATAGCAGTAGAGAGCTGCTTGTTCTGACACAGTCCCAGTTAACTGCAGGGTGTATTAAGTGCACACAGTGATTGTGGACATTGGGAACTATTTCTATCGTGCCAGTTAGCAAGCTCTAATACCATACAGTATTTTAAAGTACACTATGGTAACACCTGGGCTTCCACTGAGTCAGTCCATAACATTGTTGTTCTGTTACAGGGGATGGAGATAGACTGCCAGCCCGAGGAATCCATCGTCTCTTCATTTGATGAGGACTGCGTTGTTCTTGGTGACGTCAAGGACATGATGTTGGAGGCAGAAGCAGTGGTCAATGACGTACtttttgctgttgctgaaaTGCATGTTTCCCAAAGTCTCAACAGTGTGTCCGATGTCGCCTACATAAACGTTGAAACAAGAGAGGGAAACCGGTATTGTCTGGAGCTCACAGAGGCAGGGCTAAGGGTAAGATGCACCAAAAGTGAGGCACAgtgtttacttgttttatttctcattgtgtgcatgttttacATAAATCATTCTACCAAACAGGTGGTGGGCTATGCTTTCGATCAAGTGGACGAGGATTTGAACACCCAGTATCATGAGACTGTTTACTCTCTTCTGGACAAGCTAAGTCCAGGTTACAGAGAAGCCTTTGGGAATGCTTTGCTCCAACGTCTGGAGAGGCTGAAGCAAAACTGACACGAGTGACCAAGATGCTGCATAAATTGACAAGCGGAATAGAGGTTGATGGTGTATTTGGCTATATATATTTGGCTGCTTAGGCACCACTGCAATAAGGGGTATCCTGCCCTATCAAATGCTTTATCATTGAATTACTTCATGTTAGTTACTTAACTTTAGTGACTGCTAGGGATTGGCTGGATGGGGCTGTTGCAACATTGTGTTGACTTTATTGTGGAAAGATCTTTCAGCTTCCATGCGATACAAATTTGGAACTGCGTACATTGAAAATTCTGCACTTTTTTGTACTCAAAAACAATCAAGAGGCAAGTTAGAGATCTTGATAAAGTTCCCTCCCCGCCCTGCTTGCACTACAGCTGATGAACAGTATCTACT
Above is a genomic segment from Etheostoma spectabile isolate EspeVRDwgs_2016 chromosome 20, UIUC_Espe_1.0, whole genome shotgun sequence containing:
- the gskip gene encoding GSK3-beta interaction protein — translated: MEIDCQPEESIVSSFDEDCVVLGDVKDMMLEAEAVVNDVLFAVAEMHVSQSLNSVSDVAYINVETREGNRYCLELTEAGLRVVGYAFDQVDEDLNTQYHETVYSLLDKLSPGYREAFGNALLQRLERLKQN